AACTTCTCAGTTCGCTCCACTCTAATAGGAACCGGTGCTAGTGTTTGGCAACAAAAGAATTGGCGATTGTTGCAATTCCATCGGCAATCAAGACCTTCGCGCTCTCTACTATCTTTAGATTTGTTGTTCTCCCGCGCTTTTTTCCTCCTTCGCATTACAATGGTGAGTTCTTACTGCGGTTGTGTTTGATTGCGTTATTATGCAGTTTTGATGATTAAAAGGTATTTTCTATCGAAGAAGTAGAAAATTCATACGAGGATAAAAAATCAGCTCGTAGGTGACTCTTCGGTTAACAGTTAGACGTAGTCCTTCGAATTACTGCtcttctttcaattttcaatcTAATATAGCTGCTAAGCTTAGCAGAACGAGGTGTGAGATACTGCTCTTCTATGTTCACGCtgcaaattttaaatttgttgcTGTAATACCTTGCCAACTCAATTGAATTCAACTGTCCTTTATGTACCTTTCGAATTGTAATCATAGTTTATGTCATTGAAGCTTATACACGATATGATatgatatgatattttttttcttagatttGGTTGGCCGCTTGTTATGTATGTGCTGCTGTGAGAAATCACAACGTTATGtgaaaaatacaataaataaacgTTCAAAGAGAATGTTCGAAGGACTGGTTCATCGGGTGCTGGTAGGTTATCTTGGTCGTTATGTGAAAAATATTCAGAAAGACCAACTCAAGCTCAGCCTTTGGAACGGTAATCTGTCTATTTTTACCCTTTCTTGTTTGATAATTTTAGATGTTCTTAAAttccttttatatatactCTTCAGCTGTAGTTTTTTATTGCCTACTTGTAACTATTGATGATAACAAAAATCTGATTTTGCAGAAGAAGTGCTGCTGGAAAATGTAGAACTCATTCCTGAAGCCTTTGATTATCTGCAATTGCCATTTGCTATAAAGCAGGGTATACACACATATATGCATGTAATTCTTATTTCATGGTTCAATCTCCTGGAAACTTACTGCACTCCTCTgtatttgttttccttttaataGGTAGGGTTGGAAGGCTAAGCATCAAAATTTCGTGGAAAAAGCTTGGTTGGGACCACCCTATCATTATTGTTTTAGAGGATGTATTCATTTGTGCATCTCAGCGGAATGACCATGAGGTACTTCAATTCTTgcatatttcttttgtgcAAGATGCATACGCTGCTTCTACTTTAGAACCctcactttttattttac
Above is a window of Ricinus communis isolate WT05 ecotype wild-type unplaced genomic scaffold, ASM1957865v1 Ctg130, whole genome shotgun sequence DNA encoding:
- the LOC107261202 gene encoding vacuolar protein sorting-associated protein 13-like — encoded protein: MCCCEKSQRYVKNTINKRSKRMFEGLVHRVLVGYLGRYVKNIQKDQLKLSLWNEEVLLENVELIPEAFDYLQLPFAIKQGRVGRLSIKISWKKLGWDHPIIIVLEDVFICASQRNDHEWSMEAVESREYAGKQAQLAAAELAKLSRRVCDNQAGKSFISYITAKVLD